The Toxorhynchites rutilus septentrionalis strain SRP chromosome 3, ASM2978413v1, whole genome shotgun sequence genome includes a region encoding these proteins:
- the LOC129775213 gene encoding bicaudal D-related protein homolog isoform X3, with protein MRQMEREKNLLIEELTAQNTRLSNELKKSNATEQQLSAQLQEIREQCNRRTLSIQDHVNSLDSLKNELRMILEKKNDLEHRLHMTSTEKENLSIALNEASERIHILERSTREQDTQYQMTVQTLDRLERENGTLSERLESFDSQKSHISDQNHSSLMQEMNGEDDSMMIGVAGCKDEATLLLNKEAQSVYKQLKTLCQTLRSTHHDDDSGLHSDMSFSSLDNTSSSSPQSVDAGLGGSAGPSTTQSILRVPEKFTRGMLSAAADELVHIIMDLDAMQFKTMFEQTRAMLIDQEEELKRKTETIRQLESKLSVQDIELQSALEERNQARNDASHSSLAQDETVIQARQDRDAAIERRTKAEVELAKNRVELMQANSQLLEAIQQKVELLQQLEQWQIDMHELIEEQMKNKLNNESSTKPQTPQRVSNSSQQAGANGSANSSAGNRKSRLLDLFYHR; from the exons ATGCGACAGATGGAGCGGGAGAAGAACCTGCTCATCGAAGAACTGACCGCCCAAAATACCCGCCTTTCGAACGAGCTGAAAAAATCCAATGCCACCGAGCAGCAGCTGTCGGCGCAGCTACAGGAGATCAGAGAGCAATGCAATCGGCGGACGTTGAGCATACAGGACCACGTCAACAGCCTGGACAGTCTGAAGAACGAACTTCGGATGATCCTGGAGAAGAAGAATGACCTCGAGCATCGGCTGCACATGACGTCGACCGAAAAGGAGAACTTGTCGATAGCCCTGAACGAGGCCTCCGAGAGGATACACATCCTGGAGCGAAGCACCAGGGAGCAGGACACCCAGTATCAGATGACCGTTCAGACGCTGGATCGGCTCGAACGGGAAAATGGGACGCTCAGCGAGCGGCTCGAATCGTTCGATTCGCAGAAATCGCACATAAGCGACCAGAACCATTCCTCGCTGATGCAGGAAATGAACGGAGAGGACGATTCGATGATGATTGGCGTGGCCGGGTGCAAGGACGAAGCGACTCTGTTGCTCAACAAGGAAGCACAGTCGGTGTACAAACAGCTCAAGACGCTCTGCCAGACGCTGAGGAGTACCCACCATGATGACGATTCGG GTCTCCACTCGGACATGTCCTTCTCCTCGTTGGACAACACCTCCTCCTCTTCGCCACAATCGGTTGACGCTGGTTTGGGAGGTTCTGCGGGTCCTTCGACCACGCAGAGTATCCTGCGTGTACCGGAAAAGTTCACCCGCGGGATGCTGTCGGCCGCCGCCGACGAACTAGTACACATCATCATGGACCTGGACGCGATGCAGTTCAAAACCATGTTCGAGCAGACCCGTGCGATGCTGATCGACCAAGAGGAGGAACTGAAACGGAAAACCGAAACAATTCGGCAGCTGGAGAGCAAG CTCTCGGTGCAGGATATAGAGCTTCAGAGCGCCCTCGAGGAGCGTAACCAGGCCCGGAATGACGCGTCCCACTCGAGCCTTGCCCAGGACGAAACTGTGATTCAGGCCCGCCAGGATCGGGATGCGGCCATCGAACGGCGCACGAAGGCCGAGGTTGAACTGGCCAAAAATCGGGTGGAGCTGATGCAAGCCAACAGTCAGCTACTCGAAGCCATCCAGCAGAAGGTTGAACTGCTGCAGCAGCTCGAACAGTGGCAGATCGACATGCACGAGCTGATCGAGGAGCAGATGAAGAACAAGCTTAACAATGAATCTAGTACAAAACCGCAGACGCCTCAGCGTGTATCGAATTCGTCACAGCAGGCCGGTGCCAATGGGTCGGCAAATTCTTCGGCCGGCAATCGCAAGAGTCGCCTACTAGATCTGTTCTACCACCGATGA